In Pungitius pungitius chromosome 2, fPunPun2.1, whole genome shotgun sequence, a single window of DNA contains:
- the LOC119210980 gene encoding E3 ubiquitin-protein ligase TRIM21-like: MPTDELLLCSICLEVFDHPVTLPCGHNFCERCITEHLNASPQRMCPLCNERVGRKHRLRVNNVVADMVHQYRESEAWSGEERSPEPREAEEVSSDAPAETTQNPRRLPKLGLFLTLGLVGLGIVFNISQEPHEKTHQMFDAVCPVHGKPLELYCEEEQRPICRTCAETGHRSHHIVPLKEAYEGKKEELWRTLGEIDEKIQRRQQRIQEVNHWVWESRKAADQKLADVGKVFLPLMKTLEEKQAEVTGKIEAKHEAVEKQAEGFKEAIERDISELMERSAEVKQLSRLEDHLHFLQSVPFLNIAPLAGDDPQVSLPPESYEGLWRTAVHSSVKQLIDTAGHQVEELQEAEHGLWLKAVDVTLDPETAHPLLVLSDDGKQVHVGGVPKNYKTFVFGKQSFSGRFYYDVQVKGKVKWVLGVVHESVKRERRQLLFENDTWALLHGHGNYFTFTTEPLHLPVNNQVGTVRVLVDYEEGLVSFYDLDAAALIYSFTGCSFTERLCPIFNPIDSHPLVLPPVVGLN, from the coding sequence ATGCCGACCGACGAGCTTCTCCTGTGCTCCATCTgcctggaggtgtttgaccaccCGGTCACGCTACCGTGCGGACACAACTTCTGCGAACGCTGCATCACGGAGCACCTGAACGCCAGCCCCCAGCGCATGTGTCCCCTGTGCAACGAGCGCGTGGGCAGGAAGCACAGGCTCAGGGTCAACAACGTCGTGGCCGACATGGTCCATCAGTACCGAGAGTCGGAGGCGTGGAGCGGCGAGGAAAGGAGCCCGGAGCCACGAGAGGCCGAAGAGGTTTCATCCGACGCTCCCGCTGAGACCACCCAGAACCCCCGGAGACTCCCCAAGCTCGGCCTCTTCTTGACCCTAGGCCTGGTGGGTCTGGGAATCGTCTTCAACATCAGCCAGGAGCCTCATGAGAAGACTCACCAGATGTTCGACGCCGTCTGTCCGGTACACGGAAAACCTCTGGAGCTCTACtgcgaggaggagcagaggcccATATGCCGGACCTGTGCCGAGACCGGTCACAGATCGCACCACATCGTCCCACTGAAAGAAGCGTAcgagggaaagaaggaagagCTTTGGAGAACATTGGGTGAAATTGATGAGAAAATCCAGAGGAGACAGCAGAGAATCCAAGAGGTCAACCACTGGGTTTGGGAGAGCAGGAAAGCTGCAGACCAAAAGCTGGCCGACGTGGGAAAGGTCTTCCTTCCTTTGATGAAGACTTTGGAAGAAAAACAGGCCGAGGTCACCGGGAAGATTGAAGCAAAGCACGAAGCGGTCGAGAAGCAGGCCGAAGGTTTCAAAGAAGCGATCGAGCGGGACATCTCTGAGCTGATGGAGAGGTCTGCTGAGGTGAAGCAGCTCTCACGTTTAGAAGACCACCTCCACTTCCTGCAGAGCGTACCATTCCTGAACATTGCCCCTCTCGCCGGAGACGACCCGCAGGTCAGCCTGCCTCCAGAGTCCTATGAAGGACTCTGGAGGACCGCTGTCCATTCTTCAGTGAAGCAGCTCATAGATACAGCCGGAcaccaggtggaggagctgcaggaagcAGAGCATGGACTCTGGCTGAAGGCGGTGGATGTGACTCTGGACCCTGAAACAGCGCATCCTCTTCTTGTTCTGTCGGATGACGGGAAACAAGTCCACGTAGGTGGGGTTCCAAAAAATTACAAGACTTTTGTCTTTGGAAAGCAGAGTTTCTCTGGGAGATTTTACTATGATGTTCAGGTCAAAGGAAAGGTCAAGTGGGTGTTAGGAGTGGTCCACGAGTCCgtcaagagagagagacgacaaCTGCTCTTTGAGAATGACACCTGGGCTTTACTTCATGGACATGGaaattactttacttttactaCCGAGCCTCTCCACCTCCCTGTGAATAACCAGGTGGGCACAGTGAGGGTGTTGGTGGACTACGAGGAGGGTTTGGTCTCCTTCTACGATTTAGATGCTGCAGCTCTCATCTACTCCTTCACCGGCTGCTCCTTCACAGAGAGGCTCTGTCCCATCTTCAACCCCATTGACTCCCACCCGCTGGTCCTCCCCCCTGTGGTCGGATTGAACTGA